The following are encoded together in the Chiroxiphia lanceolata isolate bChiLan1 chromosome 8, bChiLan1.pri, whole genome shotgun sequence genome:
- the PAPSS2 gene encoding bifunctional 3'-phosphoadenosine 5'-phosphosulfate synthase 2 isoform X2, whose product MSSREHTGSTNVVYQAHHVSRSKRGQVVGTRGGFRGCTVWLTGLSGAGKTTIGFALEEYLVSHGIPCYSLDGDNVRHGLNKNLGFSASDREENIRRIAEVARLFADAGLVCITSFISPFTKDRQNARKIHEAAGLPFFEIFVDAPLNICESRDVKGLYKKARAGEIKGFTGIDSEYEKPEAPELVLKTNVASVSECIQQVVELLQAQNIVPWGSIKDVLELFVPENKLSSVRAEAEKLPSVEITKLDLQWVQVLSEGWATPLKGFMREAEYLQVLHFGTLLNDGVVNLSIPIVLPVSEEDKQRLEGCEALALSFQGRRVAVLRSPEFFQHRKEERCARVWGTTCPRHPHIQMVMESGDWLVGGDLLVLEKIKWNDGLDQYRLTPRALKQKFREMNADAVFAFQLRNPVHNGHALLMQDTRRQLLERGYKNPVLLLHPLGGWTKDDDVPLEWRMKQHAAVLEEQVLDPKSTIVAIFPSPMLYAGPTEVQWHCRARMIAGANFYIVGRDPAGMPHPDTKKDLYEPTHGGKVLSMAPGLTSVEIIPFRVAAYNKLKRAMDFYDPKRHDDFDFISGTRMRKLAREGENPPDGFMAPKAWKVLTTYYQSLEKKN is encoded by the exons ggATCGACCAACGTGGTTTACCAAGCCCACCATGTGAGCAGGAGTAAGAGAGGACAAGTTGTGGGTACCAGAGGAGGATTTCGAGGCTGCACCGTTTGGCTGACAG GCCTTTCTGGAGCCGGCAAGACAACCATTGGCTTTGCCCTGGAAGAGTACTTGGTCTCCCATGGCATCCCTTGCTATTCCCTGGACGGCGACAACGTCCGGCACGGCTTGAACAAGAACCTGGGTTTCTCGGCGTCGGACCGCGAGGAGAACATCCGGCGCATCGCCGAGGTCGCCCGGCTCTTCGCCGACGCGGGGCTCGTCTGCATCACCAGCTTCATCTCTCCTTTCACCAAG GATCGTCAAAATGCACGGAAAATTCACGAGGCAGCTGGGCTTCCTTTCTTTGAAATCTTTGTGGATGCTCCTTTAAATATCTGTGAAAGCAGAGATGTGAAGGGCCTGTACAAAAAGGCAAGAGCTGGAGAGATCAAAG GATTCACAGGGATTGACTCGGAGTACGAGAAACCTGAAGCTCCTGAACTAGTGTTGAAAACGAACGTTGCATCAGTGTCTGAATGTATCCAGCAGGTTGTGGAGCTCCTCCAAGCACAG aaTATCGTTCCCTGGGGCTCAATTAAGGACGTTCTTGAGCTGTTTGTGCCTGAAAATAAGCTCAGCAGTGTCCGAGCTGAGGCAGAGAAGCTGCCATCCGTGGAGATCACTAAG CTGGATCTGCAGTGGGTGCAGGTGCTGAGCGAAGGCTGGGCCACTCCGCTGAAGGGCTTCATGCGTGAGGCAGAGTACCTGCAAGTGCTCCACTTTGGCACCCTGCTCAACG ATGGTGTGGTGAACCTGAGCATCCCCATCGTGCTGCCGGTGTCGGAGGAGGACAAGCAGCGGCTGGAGGGCTGCGAGGCGCTGGCGCTCAGCTTCCAGGGCCGCAGGGTGGCCGTGCTCAGGAGCCCCGAGTtcttccagcacaggaaggaggaGCGCTGTGCCCGTGTCTGGGGCACCACCTGCCCCAGGCACCCCCACATCCAG ATGGtgatggagagtggagactggCTGGTTGGTGGAGACCTCCTTGTCCTGGAGAAGATCAAGTGGAACGATGGGCTGGACCAGTACCGCCTCACCCCACGGGCTCTGAAGCAGAAGTTCAGGGAGATGAATGCTG acGCCGTGTTCGCGTTCCAGCTGCGCAACCCTGTGCACAACGGGCACGCCCTGCTCATGCAGGACACGCGGCGCCAGCTCCTGGAGAGGGGCTACAAAAACCCTGTGCTCCTCCTGCACCCCCTGGGGGGGTGGACCAAGGATGACGACGTGCCGCTGGAGTGGCGGATGAAGCAGCACGCGGCCGTGCTGGAGGAGCAGGTCCTGGACCCCAAGTCGACCATCGTGGCCATCTTCCCCTCTCCCATGCTCTACGCCGGCCCCACCGAG GTGCAGTGGCACTGCCGAGCCCGGATGATCGCGGGGGCCAACTTCTACATCGTGGGGCGCGATCCCGCGGGGATGCCGCACCCCGACACCAAGAAGGACCTCTACGAGCCCACGCACGGCGGGAAGGTGCTCAGCATGGCCCCAGGGCTCACCTCGGTGGAGATCATCCCCTTCAGGGTGGCTGCCTACAACAAGCTGAAAAGGGCCATGGATTTTTATGACCCCAAAAG GCACGACGACTTCGACTTCATCTCAGGAACACGCATGAGGAAACTCGCTCGGGAAGGGGAGAACCCACCGGACGGCTTCATGGCCCCCAAGGCCTGGAAAGTCCTCACCACCTACTACCAGTCGCTGGAAAAGAAGAACTAA
- the PAPSS2 gene encoding bifunctional 3'-phosphoadenosine 5'-phosphosulfate synthase 2 isoform X1: MSSREHTGSTNVVYQAHHVSRSKRGQVVGTRGGFRGCTVWLTGLSGAGKTTIGFALEEYLVSHGIPCYSLDGDNVRHGLNKNLGFSASDREENIRRIAEVARLFADAGLVCITSFISPFTKDRQNARKIHEAAGLPFFEIFVDAPLNICESRDVKGLYKKARAGEIKGFTGIDSEYEKPEAPELVLKTNVASVSECIQQVVELLQAQNIVPWGSIKDVLELFVPENKLSSVRAEAEKLPSVEITKLDLQWVQVLSEGWATPLKGFMREAEYLQVLHFGTLLNGRSRLVADGVVNLSIPIVLPVSEEDKQRLEGCEALALSFQGRRVAVLRSPEFFQHRKEERCARVWGTTCPRHPHIQMVMESGDWLVGGDLLVLEKIKWNDGLDQYRLTPRALKQKFREMNADAVFAFQLRNPVHNGHALLMQDTRRQLLERGYKNPVLLLHPLGGWTKDDDVPLEWRMKQHAAVLEEQVLDPKSTIVAIFPSPMLYAGPTEVQWHCRARMIAGANFYIVGRDPAGMPHPDTKKDLYEPTHGGKVLSMAPGLTSVEIIPFRVAAYNKLKRAMDFYDPKRHDDFDFISGTRMRKLAREGENPPDGFMAPKAWKVLTTYYQSLEKKN, from the exons ggATCGACCAACGTGGTTTACCAAGCCCACCATGTGAGCAGGAGTAAGAGAGGACAAGTTGTGGGTACCAGAGGAGGATTTCGAGGCTGCACCGTTTGGCTGACAG GCCTTTCTGGAGCCGGCAAGACAACCATTGGCTTTGCCCTGGAAGAGTACTTGGTCTCCCATGGCATCCCTTGCTATTCCCTGGACGGCGACAACGTCCGGCACGGCTTGAACAAGAACCTGGGTTTCTCGGCGTCGGACCGCGAGGAGAACATCCGGCGCATCGCCGAGGTCGCCCGGCTCTTCGCCGACGCGGGGCTCGTCTGCATCACCAGCTTCATCTCTCCTTTCACCAAG GATCGTCAAAATGCACGGAAAATTCACGAGGCAGCTGGGCTTCCTTTCTTTGAAATCTTTGTGGATGCTCCTTTAAATATCTGTGAAAGCAGAGATGTGAAGGGCCTGTACAAAAAGGCAAGAGCTGGAGAGATCAAAG GATTCACAGGGATTGACTCGGAGTACGAGAAACCTGAAGCTCCTGAACTAGTGTTGAAAACGAACGTTGCATCAGTGTCTGAATGTATCCAGCAGGTTGTGGAGCTCCTCCAAGCACAG aaTATCGTTCCCTGGGGCTCAATTAAGGACGTTCTTGAGCTGTTTGTGCCTGAAAATAAGCTCAGCAGTGTCCGAGCTGAGGCAGAGAAGCTGCCATCCGTGGAGATCACTAAG CTGGATCTGCAGTGGGTGCAGGTGCTGAGCGAAGGCTGGGCCACTCCGCTGAAGGGCTTCATGCGTGAGGCAGAGTACCTGCAAGTGCTCCACTTTGGCACCCTGCTCAACG GAAGGAGTCGCTTGGTAGCTG ATGGTGTGGTGAACCTGAGCATCCCCATCGTGCTGCCGGTGTCGGAGGAGGACAAGCAGCGGCTGGAGGGCTGCGAGGCGCTGGCGCTCAGCTTCCAGGGCCGCAGGGTGGCCGTGCTCAGGAGCCCCGAGTtcttccagcacaggaaggaggaGCGCTGTGCCCGTGTCTGGGGCACCACCTGCCCCAGGCACCCCCACATCCAG ATGGtgatggagagtggagactggCTGGTTGGTGGAGACCTCCTTGTCCTGGAGAAGATCAAGTGGAACGATGGGCTGGACCAGTACCGCCTCACCCCACGGGCTCTGAAGCAGAAGTTCAGGGAGATGAATGCTG acGCCGTGTTCGCGTTCCAGCTGCGCAACCCTGTGCACAACGGGCACGCCCTGCTCATGCAGGACACGCGGCGCCAGCTCCTGGAGAGGGGCTACAAAAACCCTGTGCTCCTCCTGCACCCCCTGGGGGGGTGGACCAAGGATGACGACGTGCCGCTGGAGTGGCGGATGAAGCAGCACGCGGCCGTGCTGGAGGAGCAGGTCCTGGACCCCAAGTCGACCATCGTGGCCATCTTCCCCTCTCCCATGCTCTACGCCGGCCCCACCGAG GTGCAGTGGCACTGCCGAGCCCGGATGATCGCGGGGGCCAACTTCTACATCGTGGGGCGCGATCCCGCGGGGATGCCGCACCCCGACACCAAGAAGGACCTCTACGAGCCCACGCACGGCGGGAAGGTGCTCAGCATGGCCCCAGGGCTCACCTCGGTGGAGATCATCCCCTTCAGGGTGGCTGCCTACAACAAGCTGAAAAGGGCCATGGATTTTTATGACCCCAAAAG GCACGACGACTTCGACTTCATCTCAGGAACACGCATGAGGAAACTCGCTCGGGAAGGGGAGAACCCACCGGACGGCTTCATGGCCCCCAAGGCCTGGAAAGTCCTCACCACCTACTACCAGTCGCTGGAAAAGAAGAACTAA
- the ATAD1 gene encoding ATPase family AAA domain-containing protein 1 isoform X1: protein MVHAEAFSRPLSRNEVVGLIFRLTIFGAVTYFTIKWMVDAIDPTRKQKVEAQKQAEKLMKQIGVKNVKLTEYEMSIAAHLVDPLSMHVTWSDIAGLDDVITDLKDTVILPIKKKYLFENSRLLQPPKGVLLYGPPGCGKTLIAKATAKEAGCRFINLQPSTLTDKWYGESQKLAAAVFSLAIKLQPSIIFIDEIDSFLRNRSSTDHEATAMMKAQFMSLWDGLDTDYNCQVIVMGATNRPQDLDSAIMRRMPTRFHINQPALKQREAILKLILKNENVDRHVDLLQIAKETDGFSGSDLKEMCRDAALLCVREYVNNACEEDTHDEDEIRPVQQQDLHRAIEKMRKSKDVSMQNLAMEIVFD, encoded by the exons atggtCCACGCCGAGGCCTTCTCGCGGCCCCTGAGCCGGAACGAGGTGGTGGGGCTCATCTTCCGCCTGACCATCTTCGGGGCCGTCACCTACTTCACCATCAAGTGGATGGTTGATGCCATCGATCCCACCAGGAAGCAGAAAGTAGAAGCTCAGAAGCAG GCTGAAAAACTAATGAAGCAAATTGGAGTGAAAAATGTCAAGCTGACAGAATATGAAATGAGCATTGCTGCACATCTCGTGGACCCACTTAGCATGCAT GTCACCTGGAGTGATATTGCAGGCTTGGATGATGTCATTACAGATCTGAAAGACACTGTCATTTTGCCCATCAAGAAGAAATACTTGTTTGAGAATTCCAGGCTCTTACAGCCCCCAAAAG GAGTCCTCCTCTATGGCCCCCCTGGTTGTGGCAAAACCCTGATTGCCAAAGCTACAGCCAAGGAAGCAGGTTGCAGATTTATCAACCTCCAGCCTTCCACGCTGACAGACAAGTGGTATGGAGAGTCCCAAAAACTGGCTGCTGCTGTCTTCTCCCTGGCTATAAAGCTCCAACCATCCATCATCTTCATTGATGAAATAG ATTCCTTCCTCCGGAACCGGTCGAGCACTGACCACGAAGCCACAGCCATGATGAAAGCTCAGTTCATGAGCCTGTGGGATGGGCTGGACACCGACTATAACTGCCAG GTGATCGTGATGGGAGCCACCAACCGCCCCCAGGACCTGGACTCGGCCATCATGAGGAGAATGCCCACCCGCTTCCACATCAACCAGCCT GCTCTGAAGCAAAGAGAAGCCATCCTGAAGCTCatcctgaaaaatgaaaat GTGGACAGGCACGTGGATCTCCTGCAGATCGCCAAGGAGACGGACGGGTTCTCGGGCAGCGACCTGAAGGAGATGTGCCGGGACGCGGCGCTGCTCTGTGTGCGGGAGTACGTCAACAACGCCTGCGAGGAGGACAC ccaCGACGAGGATGAAATCCGGCCCGTGCAGCAGCAGGATCTCCACAGGGCCATCGAGAAGATGAGGAAGTCCAAGGATGTCTCCATGCAGAACCTCGCCATGGAGATTGTTTTTGATTAA
- the ATAD1 gene encoding ATPase family AAA domain-containing protein 1 isoform X2 — translation MVHAEAFSRPLSRNEVVGLIFRLTIFGAVTYFTIKWMVDAIDPTRKQKVEAQKQAEKLMKQIGVKNVKLTEYEMSIAAHLVDPLSMHVTWSDIAGLDDVITDLKDTVILPIKKKYLFENSRLLQPPKGVLLYGPPGCGKTLIAKATAKEAGCRFINLQPSTLTDKWYGESQKLAAAVFSLAIKLQPSIIFIDEIDSFLRNRSSTDHEATAMMKAQFMSLWDGLDTDYNCQVIVMGATNRPQDLDSAIMRRMPTRFHINQPALKQREAILKLILKNENVDRHVDLLQIAKETDGFSGSDLKEMCRDAALLCVRDHDEDEIRPVQQQDLHRAIEKMRKSKDVSMQNLAMEIVFD, via the exons atggtCCACGCCGAGGCCTTCTCGCGGCCCCTGAGCCGGAACGAGGTGGTGGGGCTCATCTTCCGCCTGACCATCTTCGGGGCCGTCACCTACTTCACCATCAAGTGGATGGTTGATGCCATCGATCCCACCAGGAAGCAGAAAGTAGAAGCTCAGAAGCAG GCTGAAAAACTAATGAAGCAAATTGGAGTGAAAAATGTCAAGCTGACAGAATATGAAATGAGCATTGCTGCACATCTCGTGGACCCACTTAGCATGCAT GTCACCTGGAGTGATATTGCAGGCTTGGATGATGTCATTACAGATCTGAAAGACACTGTCATTTTGCCCATCAAGAAGAAATACTTGTTTGAGAATTCCAGGCTCTTACAGCCCCCAAAAG GAGTCCTCCTCTATGGCCCCCCTGGTTGTGGCAAAACCCTGATTGCCAAAGCTACAGCCAAGGAAGCAGGTTGCAGATTTATCAACCTCCAGCCTTCCACGCTGACAGACAAGTGGTATGGAGAGTCCCAAAAACTGGCTGCTGCTGTCTTCTCCCTGGCTATAAAGCTCCAACCATCCATCATCTTCATTGATGAAATAG ATTCCTTCCTCCGGAACCGGTCGAGCACTGACCACGAAGCCACAGCCATGATGAAAGCTCAGTTCATGAGCCTGTGGGATGGGCTGGACACCGACTATAACTGCCAG GTGATCGTGATGGGAGCCACCAACCGCCCCCAGGACCTGGACTCGGCCATCATGAGGAGAATGCCCACCCGCTTCCACATCAACCAGCCT GCTCTGAAGCAAAGAGAAGCCATCCTGAAGCTCatcctgaaaaatgaaaat GTGGACAGGCACGTGGATCTCCTGCAGATCGCCAAGGAGACGGACGGGTTCTCGGGCAGCGACCTGAAGGAGATGTGCCGGGACGCGGCGCTGCTCTGTGTGCGGGA ccaCGACGAGGATGAAATCCGGCCCGTGCAGCAGCAGGATCTCCACAGGGCCATCGAGAAGATGAGGAAGTCCAAGGATGTCTCCATGCAGAACCTCGCCATGGAGATTGTTTTTGATTAA